In the genome of Apostichopus japonicus isolate 1M-3 chromosome 15, ASM3797524v1, whole genome shotgun sequence, one region contains:
- the LOC139980609 gene encoding SWI/SNF-related matrix-associated actin-dependent regulator of chromatin subfamily B member 1-A-like: MEENKERKLPTTYGKKPDIFQLDGGERFMIGSEVGYYLRMFRGSLYRKYPSLWRRMATIEERKQIVALGERFGPHGLATNVTLLRASEVEEILEGNDEKYKAVTVNTEPTAPRENIKVKRTTRDWVPAMPNSSHHLDAVPCSTPISRVRTLSRKQRTFPLCYDDHDPTLVYENAAQDECLVPIRLDMEIEGQKLRDTFTWNKNEQLISPEIFAEILCDDLDLPPANFVPAISQAIRTQVEAYPADISILEAQSDQRVILKLNIHVGNISLMDQFEWDMSDSDNSPEKFALQLCADLGLGGEFVTAIAYSIRGQLSWHQRTYAFSESPLPTVEIAIRNQGEADQWCPFLETLTDAEMEKKIRDQDRNTRRMRRIANTAPAW, from the exons GTTGGTTACTACCTTCGCATGTTTCGTGGTTCTTTGTATCGAAAATATCCTTCACTATGGAGACGGATGGCCACAATCGAGGAAAGGAAACAAATTGTTGCCTTAGGAGAGA GATTTGGGCCACATGGTCTTGCCACAAATGTGACTCTATTAAGAGCCTCAGAGGTAGAAGAGATCTTGGaaggaaatgatgaaaaatacaAAGCTGTGACAGTGAACACAGAACCTACGGCACCCAGGGAAAACATCAAGGTGAAGAGAACGACCAGAGACTGGGTACCAGCGATGCCAAACAGTTCCCATCATCTCGATGCGGTACCTTGCTCTACTCCGATATCAAGAGTACGAACTTTATCcagaaaacaaagaacattcCCCCTCTG CTATGATGACCATGATCCAACACTTGTATATGAAAATGCTGCACAAGATGAGTGCCTTGTACCAATCAGACTTGATATGGAGATTGAAGGACAGAAACTCAGGGATACCTTTACCTGGAACAAAAATG AACAATTAATCAGTCCAGAGATATTTGCTGAGATCCTCTGCGATGACCTAGACCTTCCTCCTGCTAACTTTGTCCCTGCCATATCGCAAGCAATCCGTACTCAAGTGGAGGCTTACCCGGCAGACATCAGCATCTTGGAGGCTCAGTCAGACCAGAGGGTTATTTTAAAG CTGAATATCCATGTGGGAAATATATCACTGATGGACCAGTTTGAGTGGGATATGTCTGATAGTGACAATAGCCCAGAGAAGTTTGCACTTCAGCTATGTGCAGACCTAGGCCTAGGCGGGGAGTTTGTGACAGCCATAGCATATAGTATACGAGGACAGCTCAGCTGGCATCAGAGGACATATGCTTTCAG TGAGTCTCCGTTGCCAACGGTAGAGATTGCGATCAGGAACCAGGGAGAGGCAGATCAGTGGTGTCCTTTCCTGGAGACCCTCACAGATGCTGAGATGGAGAAGAAGATAAGAGATCAAGACAGAAACACAAG ACGTATGAGAAGAATTGCAAACACTGCACCTGCTTGGTAG